Proteins encoded within one genomic window of Haloferax volcanii DS2:
- the hutG gene encoding formimidoylglutamase produces the protein MTRPDPLAWEGTSSDPNDEQFGHVVSPTDIEDAGDFRAVIVGEPYDGAVIGRRGAREGPAAIRRALAGVKTHHFDEGPVAGVADLGDLPVKAYNDADDPENHVADVQAIVADEAAPVYERGALPVFLGGDNSLSVGNVTPLLGGDDSVGVVSFDAHLDCRAPADGPTSGTPYRQLFDAGLDRLAVVGARHFETSTAYADFLRESGGTILTADEVGRDPVETADFALDAVAACDRVFVSLDVDVLDQTAAPGASAPTPGGVTTRELFSMLRRVAAAPRVVGFEVVECAPPLDDEDGRTVSAAARAVAHFLAGVVSRD, from the coding sequence ATGACCCGACCCGACCCGCTCGCGTGGGAGGGAACGTCGTCGGACCCGAACGACGAGCAGTTCGGCCACGTCGTCTCCCCGACCGACATCGAGGACGCGGGCGACTTCCGCGCCGTCATCGTGGGCGAACCGTACGACGGGGCCGTCATCGGTCGGCGCGGTGCCCGCGAGGGCCCGGCCGCGATTCGGCGCGCCCTCGCCGGCGTCAAGACCCACCACTTCGACGAGGGGCCGGTCGCCGGCGTCGCCGACCTCGGCGACCTCCCGGTCAAGGCGTACAACGACGCGGACGACCCCGAGAACCACGTCGCGGACGTGCAGGCCATCGTCGCCGACGAGGCCGCGCCCGTCTACGAGCGCGGCGCGCTCCCGGTCTTCCTCGGCGGCGACAACTCCCTGTCGGTCGGGAACGTCACGCCGCTTCTCGGCGGCGACGACTCGGTCGGCGTCGTGAGCTTCGACGCCCACCTCGACTGCCGCGCCCCCGCCGACGGCCCGACGAGCGGGACGCCCTACCGCCAACTGTTCGACGCCGGACTCGACCGCCTCGCCGTGGTCGGCGCGCGCCACTTCGAGACCTCGACGGCCTACGCCGACTTCCTGCGCGAGTCGGGCGGCACCATCCTCACCGCCGACGAGGTCGGCCGCGACCCCGTCGAGACAGCCGATTTCGCCCTCGACGCCGTCGCCGCCTGCGACCGCGTCTTCGTCAGCCTCGACGTGGACGTGTTGGACCAGACGGCCGCGCCGGGCGCGAGTGCGCCGACCCCCGGCGGCGTCACCACCCGCGAACTGTTCTCGATGCTCCGCCGCGTCGCGGCCGCCCCCCGCGTCGTCGGCTTCGAGGTCGTGGAGTGCGCGCCGCCGCTGGACGACGAGGACGGCCGAACCGTCAGCGCGGCCGCCCGCGCGGTCGCCCACTTCCTCGCGGGGGTGGTGTCTCGTGACTGA
- a CDS encoding helix-turn-helix domain-containing protein, with the protein MYEASLRIRDDSAYAAATAGNAASVELWCNEHCDMLHVSGEAGSDVLDRVRDTVGVAASVERGDELVVVTADCLRDHEIDHIEGYVRKHGLLLVPPLRYRGGAKVCRLLAVSADDLTACFRDLVDSGFDVSVESKRAVSFASGSGPLLAPADAMPALTGRQREALRLAHAGGYYDLPRGIETATIADEMGVSRRTAEEHLRRAERKVMDSVAQYVL; encoded by the coding sequence ATGTACGAGGCGAGCCTCCGAATCAGAGACGACAGCGCCTACGCGGCGGCGACGGCGGGCAACGCCGCGAGCGTCGAACTGTGGTGCAACGAGCACTGCGACATGCTCCACGTCAGCGGCGAGGCCGGCAGCGACGTGCTCGACCGCGTCCGCGACACCGTCGGCGTGGCGGCGTCGGTCGAGCGCGGCGACGAGTTGGTCGTCGTCACCGCCGACTGCCTCCGCGACCACGAGATAGACCACATCGAGGGCTACGTGCGGAAACACGGCCTCCTCCTCGTGCCGCCGCTTCGCTACCGCGGCGGGGCCAAAGTGTGCCGTCTGCTCGCCGTCTCGGCCGACGACCTGACGGCGTGCTTCCGCGACCTCGTGGACAGCGGCTTCGACGTGAGCGTCGAGTCCAAACGCGCGGTGTCGTTCGCCAGCGGGAGCGGCCCGCTTTTGGCCCCCGCCGACGCGATGCCCGCGCTCACCGGCCGCCAGCGCGAGGCGCTCCGACTGGCCCACGCCGGCGGCTACTACGACCTCCCGCGCGGTATCGAGACGGCGACCATCGCCGACGAGATGGGCGTCTCGCGGCGCACCGCCGAGGAACACCTGCGCCGGGCGGAGCGAAAAGTGATGGACTCGGTCGCGCAGTACGTACTGTAA
- a CDS encoding MFS transporter — translation MLVTVSLAWAVLQTGRFLLSPLLPTIIEELQITEATAGIALALFQSVYAITQYPGGEYSDRWTRATLIVPGLSILVLGFLTFGLAGGLAGFVAAAVITGLGKGLFAIPSRALLSDLFVERRGRALGLYAAGTDLGGLVSSGLAILALTYATWRTPFLPVAVVLAGLTVLYALWSRDGYAVGSPELHVSGTLRRLFASAEQRRTLLAFGLFYFMVGGFINFFPTYLIEAKGFDQQLASATFAIVFAVGITIKPVAGGLSDRFRRESIAVVGMLAAAGALAVLSAVEARPLIYVSVVALAAGYKTEFPLADAIIMDNAPDADRGADLGAARALFLGANALGPAYVGIVATYASYVAAFAGLAVCLVVSAGLLYWDARKR, via the coding sequence ATGTTAGTCACCGTGTCGCTGGCGTGGGCGGTCCTCCAGACGGGTCGGTTTCTCTTGTCGCCGCTGCTGCCGACCATCATCGAGGAACTCCAGATAACGGAGGCGACCGCCGGCATCGCGCTGGCGCTGTTTCAGAGCGTCTACGCCATCACTCAGTACCCCGGCGGCGAGTACTCCGACCGGTGGACGCGGGCGACGCTCATCGTCCCCGGACTGAGCATCCTCGTCCTCGGCTTCCTCACGTTCGGTCTCGCCGGCGGCCTCGCGGGCTTCGTCGCCGCCGCGGTTATCACGGGACTCGGGAAGGGGCTGTTCGCCATCCCCTCGCGGGCGCTCCTCTCTGACCTGTTCGTCGAACGCCGCGGCCGGGCGCTCGGCCTCTACGCCGCCGGTACCGACCTCGGCGGCCTCGTCTCCTCGGGGCTCGCCATCCTCGCGTTGACCTACGCGACGTGGCGGACGCCGTTCCTGCCGGTCGCCGTCGTCCTCGCGGGACTCACCGTCCTCTACGCGCTCTGGTCGAGAGACGGCTACGCCGTGGGGTCGCCCGAACTCCACGTTTCGGGGACGCTCCGACGCCTCTTCGCCAGCGCGGAACAGCGCCGGACGCTCCTCGCGTTCGGGCTGTTTTACTTCATGGTCGGCGGCTTCATCAACTTCTTTCCGACCTACCTCATCGAGGCGAAGGGGTTCGACCAGCAGTTGGCGAGCGCGACGTTCGCCATCGTCTTCGCCGTCGGCATCACCATCAAACCCGTCGCCGGCGGCCTGAGCGACCGGTTCCGACGCGAATCAATCGCCGTCGTCGGGATGCTCGCGGCCGCGGGTGCACTCGCCGTCCTCTCGGCCGTGGAGGCTCGCCCGCTCATCTACGTCTCCGTCGTCGCGCTCGCGGCCGGCTACAAGACGGAGTTCCCGCTCGCGGACGCCATCATCATGGACAACGCGCCCGACGCCGACCGCGGGGCCGACCTCGGGGCCGCGCGGGCGCTGTTCCTCGGCGCGAACGCGCTGGGGCCGGCCTACGTCGGCATCGTCGCCACCTACGCGAGCTACGTCGCCGCGTTCGCGGGACTCGCGGTCTGTCTCGTCGTCTCCGCCGGGCTGCTCTACTGGGACGCGCGCAAGCGGTGA
- the hutU gene encoding urocanate hydratase produces the protein MHDQQSSARRDRLGDPSDEWRAYQGAPTGTDIECKGWRQEAALRMLNNNLDPEVAERPEDLVVYGGTGRAARSWDAYDAILTELRDLDDDETLLVQSGKPVGTFPTHERAPRVLIANSNLVGRWDDWEHFHELEAEGKIMYGQMTAGSWAYIGTQGIIQGTYETLAELARQRYDADLRGKLVVTGGLGGMSGAQPLAVTMNRGVCIAAEVQADRIERRVETDYLMEFADSLDEALENANAAIDAGEPYSVGVQMNAADMLEELLARDEIPDVVTDQTSAHDELEGYYPSGYTVAEADRLREDDPEKYVDASLDTMERHVQAILDLQDAGAIAFEYGNNIRGQVQNHRGMTTAFDFPGFVPAYIRPMFCRGRGPFRWAALSGDPADIHRTDEAIRELFPEHESLMRWIDLAQEQVSFQGLPSRVCWLGYATDDEGLTERARFALKINDLVASGEVSAPVVVTRDHLDAGSVASPYRETEAMRDGTDAVADWPILNALLNTAAGADIVSVHDGGGVGIGNSLHANNHVVLDGSDLAAKKARAVFTTDPGMGVIRHADAGYEDALDEATRSNVRIPMRDHDAAARTERSERSERSERADRADRTAEDGGHATETGESAGRGDE, from the coding sequence ATGCACGACCAGCAATCGTCGGCGCGCCGGGACCGACTCGGTGACCCGAGCGACGAGTGGCGCGCGTATCAGGGCGCGCCCACCGGGACGGACATCGAGTGCAAGGGGTGGCGACAGGAGGCGGCGCTCCGGATGCTCAACAACAACCTCGACCCCGAGGTGGCCGAGCGCCCCGAGGACCTCGTCGTTTACGGCGGGACCGGCCGCGCCGCCCGCTCGTGGGACGCCTACGACGCGATTCTCACCGAACTCCGCGACCTCGACGACGACGAGACGCTCCTCGTCCAGTCGGGCAAGCCGGTCGGGACGTTCCCGACCCACGAGCGCGCCCCGCGCGTCCTCATCGCCAACTCCAACCTCGTCGGCCGCTGGGACGACTGGGAGCACTTCCACGAACTGGAGGCCGAGGGCAAAATCATGTACGGCCAGATGACCGCCGGGTCGTGGGCGTACATCGGCACGCAGGGCATCATTCAGGGAACCTACGAGACGCTGGCCGAACTCGCCCGCCAGCGCTACGACGCCGACCTCCGGGGGAAGCTCGTCGTCACCGGCGGTCTCGGCGGTATGAGCGGCGCACAGCCCCTCGCGGTGACGATGAATCGCGGGGTCTGTATCGCCGCCGAGGTGCAGGCCGACCGCATCGAGCGCCGGGTCGAGACGGACTACCTGATGGAGTTCGCTGACTCGCTGGACGAGGCGCTCGAAAACGCCAACGCGGCCATCGACGCGGGCGAACCCTACAGCGTCGGCGTCCAGATGAACGCCGCCGACATGCTCGAAGAACTGCTCGCGCGCGACGAGATTCCGGACGTGGTCACCGACCAGACCAGCGCCCACGACGAACTCGAAGGCTACTACCCGAGCGGCTACACCGTCGCGGAGGCCGACCGACTCCGCGAGGACGACCCCGAGAAGTACGTCGACGCCAGCCTCGACACGATGGAGCGCCACGTGCAGGCCATCCTCGACCTGCAGGACGCGGGCGCAATCGCCTTCGAGTACGGCAACAACATCCGCGGGCAGGTCCAGAACCACCGCGGAATGACGACCGCGTTCGACTTCCCGGGCTTCGTCCCGGCGTACATCCGCCCGATGTTCTGCCGCGGGCGCGGGCCGTTCCGATGGGCCGCGCTCTCCGGCGACCCCGCCGACATCCACCGCACCGACGAGGCGATTCGAGAGCTCTTCCCCGAACACGAGTCGCTCATGCGCTGGATAGACCTCGCACAGGAGCAGGTGTCGTTTCAGGGGCTTCCCTCGCGCGTCTGCTGGCTCGGCTACGCCACCGACGACGAGGGGCTCACGGAGCGCGCCCGATTCGCCCTGAAAATCAACGACCTCGTCGCGTCGGGCGAGGTGTCCGCGCCGGTCGTCGTCACCCGCGACCACCTCGACGCCGGGTCGGTCGCCAGCCCGTACCGCGAGACCGAGGCGATGCGCGACGGCACCGACGCGGTCGCCGACTGGCCCATCCTGAACGCGCTCCTCAACACCGCCGCGGGCGCGGACATCGTGAGCGTCCACGACGGCGGCGGCGTCGGCATCGGCAACTCGCTCCACGCGAACAACCACGTCGTCCTCGACGGCTCGGACCTCGCGGCGAAGAAGGCCCGCGCCGTCTTCACGACCGACCCCGGCATGGGCGTCATCCGCCACGCCGACGCCGGCTACGAGGACGCGCTGGACGAGGCGACCCGGTCGAACGTCCGCATTCCGATGCGGGACCACGACGCGGCCGCGCGTACCGAACGCTCCGAGCGCTCCGAGCGCTCCGAGCGCGCCGACCGCGCCGACCGCACGGCCGAAGACGGCGGCCACGCGACCGAGACCGGCGAATCCGCCGGCCGAGGTGACGAATGA
- the hutH gene encoding histidine ammonia-lyase — protein sequence MSDRAGLPDSVVLDGESLTPEDVAAVSRHDAPVELAAESRERMRESRERVESVLDSGEPVYGVNTGFGHLVETHIDREDIERLQTNLVRSHAAGAGRELTREEVRSMMVSRANTLVKGFSGIRPSVVDLLVSMLNEGVQPVVRSRGSLGASGDLAPLAHMALVLIGEGEARVGGERLPGDEALRAVGLEPVTLASKEGLALINGTQLTVGLAALFVVDAERTIEAADAAGALATEVTMGTTANCDPAIHEVRPHPGQQESAAAIRRLTAGSTVLESHKDCERVQDAYSIRCLPQVHGAVRDAVSHLREAVEVELNSVTDNPLVFPAGAVDERAPGTDVAAVVSAGNFHGEPLALRLDYAAGALTELAAISERRTDRMLNPDVQESYLPPFLTERSGLRSGYMIAQYTAAALLNECRSLGRPSIDSTPVSGGQEDHVSMSGQSALNARTVAENVATIVGVELLCGSQAAEFLDEGLELGTGTGAVRDAIRSVVPPLDEDRRLDGELETAADLVRFGAIRAAIADAGLSG from the coding sequence GTGAGTGACCGCGCAGGCCTCCCCGACTCGGTCGTCCTCGACGGCGAGTCGCTGACGCCGGAGGACGTGGCCGCCGTTTCACGCCACGACGCACCCGTCGAACTCGCCGCCGAGTCGCGAGAGCGGATGCGCGAGTCGCGCGAGCGCGTCGAATCCGTCCTCGACTCCGGCGAACCGGTGTACGGCGTCAACACCGGCTTCGGCCACCTCGTCGAGACGCACATCGACCGCGAGGACATCGAGCGCCTCCAGACGAATCTCGTCCGGAGCCACGCCGCCGGCGCGGGCCGCGAACTCACCCGCGAGGAGGTCCGGTCGATGATGGTCAGTCGGGCCAACACGCTCGTAAAGGGCTTTTCGGGTATCCGACCCTCGGTTGTCGACCTGCTCGTCTCGATGCTCAACGAGGGCGTCCAGCCGGTCGTCCGCTCCCGCGGGAGCCTCGGCGCGAGCGGCGACCTCGCACCCCTCGCGCACATGGCGCTCGTCCTCATCGGCGAGGGCGAAGCCCGCGTCGGCGGCGAGCGACTGCCGGGCGACGAAGCCCTGCGAGCGGTCGGTTTGGAGCCGGTAACGCTCGCCTCCAAAGAAGGTCTCGCGCTCATCAACGGGACGCAACTGACGGTCGGCCTCGCCGCGCTGTTCGTCGTCGACGCCGAGCGAACAATCGAGGCCGCCGACGCCGCGGGCGCGCTCGCGACCGAAGTCACGATGGGAACCACGGCGAACTGTGACCCCGCCATCCACGAGGTTCGTCCTCACCCCGGCCAGCAAGAGAGCGCGGCCGCGATTCGCCGCCTCACCGCCGGCTCGACCGTCCTCGAATCGCACAAGGACTGCGAGCGCGTGCAGGACGCCTACTCGATTCGCTGTCTCCCGCAGGTCCACGGCGCGGTCAGAGACGCCGTCTCGCACCTCCGCGAGGCCGTCGAGGTCGAACTCAACAGCGTCACCGACAACCCGCTCGTCTTCCCGGCGGGCGCGGTGGACGAGCGCGCGCCCGGCACCGACGTGGCCGCCGTCGTCTCCGCCGGCAACTTCCACGGCGAACCGCTGGCGCTCCGCCTCGACTACGCCGCCGGCGCGCTGACCGAACTCGCGGCCATCTCCGAGCGCCGGACCGACCGGATGCTCAACCCCGACGTACAGGAGTCGTATCTCCCGCCGTTCCTGACCGAACGCAGCGGGCTCCGCTCCGGCTACATGATTGCGCAGTACACCGCCGCGGCGCTCCTCAACGAGTGTCGGTCGCTCGGTCGCCCCTCTATCGACTCGACGCCCGTCAGCGGCGGGCAGGAAGACCACGTGAGCATGAGCGGCCAGAGCGCCCTCAACGCCCGCACGGTCGCCGAGAACGTCGCGACCATCGTCGGCGTCGAACTCCTCTGTGGGTCGCAAGCCGCCGAGTTCCTCGACGAGGGCCTCGAACTCGGGACCGGCACTGGGGCCGTCCGCGACGCGATTCGGTCCGTGGTTCCGCCGCTGGACGAGGACCGCCGGCTCGACGGCGAACTGGAGACTGCGGCCGACCTCGTTCGGTTCGGCGCGATTCGCGCGGCCATCGCGGACGCCGGGCTCTCCGGCTGA
- a CDS encoding hydroxymethylglutaryl-CoA lyase, translating to MSLLDSLPERVHVVEMLPRDGFQRLDEFVPTDEKVEIIDALSDTGVDEIELSSFTHPKAVPTLRDADEVATRITRRDGVTYRALVPNLRGMERAVEAEVDKVNALVTVSETYTSKNQNRTREEVLAEMDDIVDLAHDHGIEVEAGMGTSFYCPYEGAIDPAETLAVVDSVVDSGVDEVTLATTMGLANPVEITERFTAAFEAHPGLDMGLHLHDTNGMSLANTLAAMAVGVDRFDASVCGLGGGVVLPGDMSGVGNTPTEDLVQMLERMGVGHGVDFGRIEAAAHDVSDRLGLGLTSHVLAGGTVEGVLDTVAADGEAD from the coding sequence ATGAGCCTCCTCGACTCGCTTCCGGAGCGCGTCCACGTCGTCGAGATGCTGCCTCGCGACGGGTTCCAGCGCCTCGACGAGTTCGTCCCGACCGACGAGAAAGTCGAGATAATCGACGCCCTCTCGGACACCGGCGTGGACGAAATCGAGCTCTCGTCGTTCACCCACCCGAAGGCCGTCCCGACCCTGCGGGACGCCGACGAGGTGGCGACGCGAATCACCCGCCGCGACGGCGTGACCTACCGGGCGCTCGTCCCCAACCTCCGGGGCATGGAGCGCGCCGTCGAGGCCGAGGTGGACAAGGTGAACGCGCTCGTCACGGTGAGCGAGACCTACACGAGCAAAAACCAGAACCGCACCCGCGAGGAGGTGCTCGCGGAGATGGACGACATCGTCGACCTCGCCCACGACCACGGCATCGAGGTCGAAGCCGGGATGGGAACGAGCTTCTACTGCCCCTACGAGGGCGCAATCGACCCCGCGGAGACGCTCGCGGTCGTCGACAGCGTCGTCGACTCCGGCGTCGACGAGGTGACGCTGGCGACGACGATGGGCCTCGCCAACCCCGTCGAAATCACGGAGCGGTTCACCGCCGCGTTCGAAGCCCACCCCGGCCTCGACATGGGCCTGCATCTCCACGACACGAACGGGATGAGCCTCGCCAACACGCTGGCCGCGATGGCCGTCGGCGTCGACCGCTTCGACGCCTCGGTCTGCGGCCTCGGCGGCGGCGTCGTCCTCCCCGGCGACATGTCCGGCGTCGGCAACACGCCGACCGAGGACCTCGTCCAGATGCTCGAACGCATGGGCGTCGGTCACGGGGTCGATTTCGGCCGCATCGAGGCGGCCGCCCACGACGTGTCCGACCGACTGGGCCTCGGCCTGACGAGTCACGTCCTCGCGGGCGGCACCGTCGAGGGCGTCCTCGACACCGTCGCGGCCGACGGGGAGGCGGACTGA
- a CDS encoding 3-isopropylmalate dehydratase small subunit gives MTDAFAGDGGRPDPAEPGRAWVFGDNIDTDQITPSRFIVSSDPDELATHAFEDLRPEFSESVEPGDFVVAGENFGSGSSREHSPLSLVGAGVSAVVAQSFARIFFRNAINLGLPVLICPGADVIEDDDEIHVDLDAGVVTNHTRDETYEAEALPEFLQSLVEQGGLKAYTKAKLDG, from the coding sequence ATGACGGACGCGTTCGCCGGCGACGGCGGCCGCCCGGACCCCGCCGAACCCGGTCGCGCGTGGGTCTTCGGCGACAACATCGACACCGACCAGATAACGCCGTCGCGATTCATCGTCTCGTCGGACCCCGACGAACTCGCCACCCACGCCTTCGAGGACCTCAGACCCGAGTTCTCCGAGTCGGTCGAACCCGGTGACTTCGTCGTCGCCGGCGAGAACTTCGGCAGCGGGTCGTCGCGGGAGCACTCGCCGCTGTCGCTCGTCGGCGCGGGCGTCTCGGCGGTCGTCGCGCAGTCGTTCGCGCGCATCTTCTTCCGCAACGCCATCAACCTCGGCCTGCCGGTGCTCATCTGCCCCGGCGCGGACGTCATCGAGGACGACGACGAGATTCACGTCGACCTCGACGCGGGCGTCGTGACGAACCACACGCGAGACGAAACCTACGAGGCGGAGGCGCTCCCCGAGTTCCTCCAGTCGCTCGTCGAACAGGGAGGACTGAAAGCCTACACGAAGGCGAAACTCGACGGCTGA
- a CDS encoding VOC family protein yields MDATAIDHVNLRIPADGLDAAVGFYRDALGFDVENRDLFESGEKPFISVRLTPASVIHLRPAEDFEPPAETAFDHVAIEFAHDIDELCDHLEAAGVEIDRRLEPLGATGVAPAVYVTDPFGYTLELKAAPDAD; encoded by the coding sequence ATGGACGCGACGGCAATCGACCACGTGAACCTCCGCATCCCCGCCGACGGCCTCGACGCCGCGGTCGGGTTCTACCGCGACGCGCTCGGCTTCGACGTCGAGAACCGCGACCTGTTCGAGTCGGGCGAAAAGCCATTCATCTCCGTGCGGCTCACCCCGGCGAGCGTCATCCACCTCCGCCCGGCCGAGGACTTCGAACCGCCGGCTGAGACCGCCTTCGACCACGTCGCCATCGAGTTCGCCCACGACATCGACGAGCTTTGCGACCACCTCGAAGCGGCGGGCGTCGAAATCGACCGCCGACTCGAACCCCTCGGGGCGACGGGCGTCGCGCCCGCGGTGTACGTCACCGACCCGTTCGGCTACACGCTGGAACTGAAAGCCGCGCCCGACGCCGACTGA
- a CDS encoding 3-isopropylmalate dehydratase large subunit, with the protein MAGKTLAEKLLSEKSGTDARAGDYVEADVDVAMAHDITGPLAFQTFDEVTGDDGELFAPDRTVFTIDHHAPADGVQAANNHNAVREFAAKHGAHQFDVGDGICHAVLVEEGFVGPGDLVIGADSHSTTYGGIGAFGTGVGSTDLGTALATGELWFRVPKTLRFEVDGDLGDGVYAKDLILRFIGDVGFDGCTYMAAEYAGSTIESLPIHERLVLSNMAIEMGGKTGLVAPDERTESYLERQTGNEIDLGDAFVSDDDADYEAVHSYDAAALAPQVSKPSNPENAVDVTEVAGTEIDQLFVGTCTNGRYEDIKVVADILEGETIAPNVRLVVVPASKSVYQHMLQTGVFQTLTDAGAVIQSAGCGPCAGYHQGVLGDGDVCLATANRNFPGREGSMESSVYLSSPATVGASALYGEITDPREVETKRYDDTVFAEVLP; encoded by the coding sequence ATGGCCGGCAAGACCCTCGCGGAGAAGCTGCTGTCGGAGAAATCGGGCACCGACGCCCGCGCCGGCGACTACGTCGAGGCCGACGTGGACGTGGCGATGGCCCACGACATCACCGGGCCGCTCGCGTTCCAGACGTTCGACGAGGTGACGGGCGACGACGGCGAGCTGTTCGCGCCCGACCGCACCGTCTTCACCATCGACCACCACGCCCCCGCAGACGGGGTGCAGGCCGCGAACAACCACAACGCCGTCCGCGAGTTCGCGGCGAAACACGGCGCACACCAGTTCGACGTGGGCGACGGCATCTGCCACGCCGTCCTCGTCGAGGAGGGCTTCGTCGGCCCCGGCGACCTCGTCATCGGCGCGGACTCCCACTCGACGACCTACGGCGGCATCGGCGCGTTCGGGACCGGCGTCGGCTCGACCGACCTCGGGACCGCGCTCGCGACGGGCGAACTCTGGTTCCGCGTCCCGAAGACGCTCCGCTTCGAGGTCGACGGCGACCTCGGAGACGGCGTCTACGCGAAGGACCTCATCCTTCGGTTCATCGGTGACGTGGGCTTCGACGGCTGTACCTACATGGCCGCCGAGTACGCCGGGAGTACCATCGAGTCGCTCCCGATTCACGAGCGCCTCGTCCTGTCGAACATGGCAATCGAGATGGGCGGCAAGACGGGCCTCGTCGCGCCCGACGAGCGCACCGAGTCGTACCTCGAACGCCAGACCGGGAACGAAATCGACCTCGGGGACGCGTTCGTCTCCGACGACGACGCCGACTACGAGGCGGTCCACAGCTACGACGCGGCCGCCCTCGCCCCGCAGGTCTCGAAGCCGTCGAACCCCGAGAACGCGGTCGACGTGACCGAGGTCGCGGGCACCGAAATCGACCAGCTGTTCGTCGGCACCTGCACGAACGGCCGGTACGAGGACATCAAGGTCGTCGCTGACATCCTCGAAGGCGAGACCATCGCCCCGAACGTCCGGCTGGTCGTCGTCCCCGCCTCGAAGTCCGTCTACCAGCACATGCTCCAGACGGGCGTCTTCCAGACGCTCACCGACGCCGGCGCGGTCATCCAGAGCGCCGGCTGTGGCCCCTGTGCGGGCTACCATCAGGGCGTCCTCGGCGACGGCGACGTCTGTCTCGCCACGGCGAACCGGAACTTCCCCGGCCGCGAGGGGTCGATGGAGTCGTCGGTCTACCTGTCGAGTCCGGCGACCGTCGGCGCGAGCGCGCTGTACGGCGAAATCACGGACCCCCGCGAGGTCGAGACGAAACGCTACGACGACACGGTCTTCGCGGAGGTGCTGCCATGA
- the hutI gene encoding imidazolonepropionase — protein sequence MTDAGSTAGLTVVHDAAELVVGPDEGTGVVVLEDAAFAALDGEVVAVGPTAEVLADYPVEDAETAIDATDKTVLPGFVDPHTHALFAGDRSDEFVAKLQGATYEDILADGGGILRTVDAVRGVSDDELAVTLADHLDAMLAHGTTTVEVKTGYGLDTETELRMLSVIDAAGSDHPVDVIPTFMGAHAVPRGADAEEYTESVVSDQLPAVAAQGIAEFCDVFCERGVFTAEQSRRILDAGRDHGLTPKIHADEFAAIGGTDVAASVGAASADHLLHTDDEGRDTLVDAGVTPVLLPGTAFGLGADYADARAFLDAGHEVALATDFNPNCFARSMSFVATLASVGMRMTPHEAIRGVTSAAAGALDRDDGTGTLRTGAPADAVVLDVPTASHLSYRFDTNPVSTVLKSGVVARE from the coding sequence GTGACTGACGCAGGCTCCACGGCCGGCCTCACGGTCGTCCACGACGCGGCCGAACTGGTCGTCGGCCCCGACGAGGGAACCGGCGTCGTCGTCCTCGAAGACGCCGCGTTCGCCGCGCTCGACGGCGAAGTCGTCGCCGTCGGCCCCACGGCCGAAGTACTCGCGGACTACCCGGTCGAAGACGCCGAGACGGCCATCGACGCGACCGACAAGACGGTTCTCCCGGGCTTCGTCGACCCGCACACCCACGCGCTCTTTGCGGGCGACCGCTCCGACGAGTTCGTGGCGAAGTTGCAGGGCGCGACCTACGAGGACATTCTCGCCGACGGCGGCGGCATCCTCCGCACCGTCGACGCGGTCCGCGGGGTCTCCGACGACGAGTTGGCGGTGACCCTCGCCGACCACCTCGACGCGATGCTCGCCCACGGGACGACGACGGTCGAGGTGAAGACCGGCTACGGCCTCGACACCGAGACCGAACTGCGGATGCTCTCGGTCATCGACGCGGCCGGCTCGGACCACCCGGTGGACGTGATTCCGACGTTCATGGGCGCGCACGCCGTTCCGCGCGGCGCGGACGCTGAGGAGTACACCGAGTCGGTCGTCTCCGACCAACTCCCGGCAGTCGCAGCGCAGGGTATCGCCGAGTTCTGCGACGTGTTCTGCGAGCGCGGCGTGTTCACCGCCGAGCAGTCCCGTCGGATTCTGGACGCGGGCCGCGACCACGGCCTCACGCCGAAGATTCACGCCGACGAGTTCGCCGCCATCGGCGGCACCGACGTGGCGGCCTCGGTCGGTGCGGCCAGCGCGGACCACCTACTCCACACCGACGACGAGGGCCGAGACACGCTCGTCGACGCCGGCGTCACGCCCGTGCTGCTCCCGGGCACGGCGTTCGGTCTCGGAGCCGACTACGCCGACGCCCGCGCCTTCCTCGACGCGGGCCACGAGGTCGCGCTCGCCACCGATTTCAACCCGAACTGCTTCGCTCGAAGCATGAGTTTCGTCGCCACTCTCGCCAGCGTCGGGATGCGAATGACTCCACACGAGGCCATCCGCGGCGTCACGAGCGCCGCCGCGGGTGCGCTCGACCGCGACGACGGCACGGGCACGCTCCGCACCGGGGCTCCCGCCGACGCCGTCGTGCTCGACGTGCCGACCGCGTCACACCTCTCGTACCGGTTCGACACGAACCCCGTTTCGACCGTGCTGAAATCGGGGGTGGTCGCCCGTGAGTGA